A section of the Jaculus jaculus isolate mJacJac1 chromosome 6, mJacJac1.mat.Y.cur, whole genome shotgun sequence genome encodes:
- the Slc38a2 gene encoding sodium-coupled neutral amino acid transporter 2 isoform X1, with the protein MLSMKKAEMVRFNISPDEDSSSYSSNSDFNYSYPTKQAALKSHYADVDPENQNFLLESNLGKKKYETDFHPGTTSFGMSVFNLSNAIVGSGILGLSYAMANTGIALFIILLTFVSIFSLYSVHLLLKTANEGGSLLYEQLGHKAFGMVGKLAASGSITMQNIGAMSSYLFIVKYELPLVIKALMNIEDTNGLWYLNGDYLVLLVSLVLILPLSLLRNLGYLGYTSGLSLLCMMFFLIVVICKKFQIPCPMEVSLLLNETVNSTFLPSYLAQNMSMTEGDSCRPRYFIFNSQTVYAVPILTFSFVCHPAVLPIYEELKSRSRRRMMNVSKISFFAMFLMYLLAALFGYLTFYEHVESELLHTYSSVLGADILLLVVRLAVLVAVTLTVPVVIFPIRSSITHLLCAAKDFSWWRHSVITVSILAFTNLLVIFVPTIRDIFGFIGASAAAMLIFILPSAFYIKLVKKESMRSVQKIGALLFLMSGVVVMIGSMALIVLDWVHNASAGGH; encoded by the exons ATGCTCAGCATGAAGAAGGCCGAAATGGTCAGGTTCAACATTTCCCCGGATGAGGACAGCAGCAGCTACAGTTCCAACAGCGACTTCAACTATTCCTACCCCACCAAGCAAGCCGCTCTGAAAAG ccatTATGCTGATGTGGATCCTGAAAACCAGAACTTTTTACTTGAATCAAATTTGGGGAAGAAGAAGTATGAAACAGACTTT CATCCAGGTACTACTTCCTTTGGAATGTCAGTATTTAATCTGAGCAATGCGATTGTGGGCAGTGGAATCCTTGGGCTTTCTTATGCCATGGCTAATACTGGAATTGCTCTTTTTAT AATTCTCTTGACATTTGTGTCAATATTTTCCCTGTATTCTGTTCATCTCCTTTTGAAGACTGCCAATGAAGGAG GGTCTTTGTTGTATGAACAACTGGGGCATAAGGCGTTTGGAATGGTGGGAAAGCTAGCAGCCTCGGGATCAATCACCATGCAGAACATTGGAG CTATGTCCAGCTACCTCTTCATAGTGAAATATGAGTTACCTTTGGTGATCAAGGCATTAATGAACATTGAAGATACAAATGG ATTGTGGTATCTGAATGGTGACTATTTGGTCCTGCTGGTGTCCTTGGTGCTCATTCTACCTTTGTCGTTGCTGAGGAATTTAG GATACTTGGGATACACCAGTGGTCTTTCCTTGCTGTGTATGATGTTCTTTCTGATTGTG GTGATTTGCAAGAAATTTCAGATCCCCTGTCCTATGGAAGTTAGTTTACTACTCAATGAAACAGTGAACAGcacctttcttccttcttaccTGGCACAGAACATGTCTATGACTGAAGGGGATTCCTGCAGGCCACGTTATTTTATCTTCAACTCACAG ACTGTTTATGCTGTGCCAATTCtgacattttcatttgtttgccaTCCTGCTGTTCTTCCCATCTATGAAGAACTgaaaag CCGCAGCCGTAGAAGAATGATGAATGTGTCCAAGATTTCATTTTTTGCTATGTTTCTGATGTATCTGCTTGCTGCCCTCTTTGGATACTTGACATTTTATG AACATGTTGAGTCAGAACTGCTTCATACCTACTCTTCTGTCCTGGGAGCTGACATTCTTCTTCTTGTCGTCCGTTTGGCTGTGTTGGTGGCTGTCACCCTGACTGTACCAGTGGTTATTTTCCCA ATCCGCAGCTCCATAACTCACTTGTTGTGTGCGGCGAAGGATTTCAGTTGGTGGCGCCACAGTGTCATTACAGTTTCTATCCTGGCATTTACCAATTTGCTCGTCATCTTTGTCCCTACTATTAGGGATATTTTTGGTTTCATTG GTGCGTCGGCTGCTGCCATGCTGATCTTTATTCTTCCATCTGCCTTCTACATCAAGTTAGTGAAGAAAGAGTCTATGAGATCTGTACAGAAAATTGGG
- the Slc38a2 gene encoding sodium-coupled neutral amino acid transporter 2 isoform X2 → MLMWILKTRTFYLNQIWGRRSMKQTLILLTFVSIFSLYSVHLLLKTANEGGSLLYEQLGHKAFGMVGKLAASGSITMQNIGAMSSYLFIVKYELPLVIKALMNIEDTNGLWYLNGDYLVLLVSLVLILPLSLLRNLGYLGYTSGLSLLCMMFFLIVVICKKFQIPCPMEVSLLLNETVNSTFLPSYLAQNMSMTEGDSCRPRYFIFNSQTVYAVPILTFSFVCHPAVLPIYEELKSRSRRRMMNVSKISFFAMFLMYLLAALFGYLTFYEHVESELLHTYSSVLGADILLLVVRLAVLVAVTLTVPVVIFPIRSSITHLLCAAKDFSWWRHSVITVSILAFTNLLVIFVPTIRDIFGFIGASAAAMLIFILPSAFYIKLVKKESMRSVQKIGALLFLMSGVVVMIGSMALIVLDWVHNASAGGH, encoded by the exons ATGCTGATGTGGATCCTGAAAACCAGAACTTTTTACTTGAATCAAATTTGGGGAAGAAGAAGTATGAAACAGACTTT AATTCTCTTGACATTTGTGTCAATATTTTCCCTGTATTCTGTTCATCTCCTTTTGAAGACTGCCAATGAAGGAG GGTCTTTGTTGTATGAACAACTGGGGCATAAGGCGTTTGGAATGGTGGGAAAGCTAGCAGCCTCGGGATCAATCACCATGCAGAACATTGGAG CTATGTCCAGCTACCTCTTCATAGTGAAATATGAGTTACCTTTGGTGATCAAGGCATTAATGAACATTGAAGATACAAATGG ATTGTGGTATCTGAATGGTGACTATTTGGTCCTGCTGGTGTCCTTGGTGCTCATTCTACCTTTGTCGTTGCTGAGGAATTTAG GATACTTGGGATACACCAGTGGTCTTTCCTTGCTGTGTATGATGTTCTTTCTGATTGTG GTGATTTGCAAGAAATTTCAGATCCCCTGTCCTATGGAAGTTAGTTTACTACTCAATGAAACAGTGAACAGcacctttcttccttcttaccTGGCACAGAACATGTCTATGACTGAAGGGGATTCCTGCAGGCCACGTTATTTTATCTTCAACTCACAG ACTGTTTATGCTGTGCCAATTCtgacattttcatttgtttgccaTCCTGCTGTTCTTCCCATCTATGAAGAACTgaaaag CCGCAGCCGTAGAAGAATGATGAATGTGTCCAAGATTTCATTTTTTGCTATGTTTCTGATGTATCTGCTTGCTGCCCTCTTTGGATACTTGACATTTTATG AACATGTTGAGTCAGAACTGCTTCATACCTACTCTTCTGTCCTGGGAGCTGACATTCTTCTTCTTGTCGTCCGTTTGGCTGTGTTGGTGGCTGTCACCCTGACTGTACCAGTGGTTATTTTCCCA ATCCGCAGCTCCATAACTCACTTGTTGTGTGCGGCGAAGGATTTCAGTTGGTGGCGCCACAGTGTCATTACAGTTTCTATCCTGGCATTTACCAATTTGCTCGTCATCTTTGTCCCTACTATTAGGGATATTTTTGGTTTCATTG GTGCGTCGGCTGCTGCCATGCTGATCTTTATTCTTCCATCTGCCTTCTACATCAAGTTAGTGAAGAAAGAGTCTATGAGATCTGTACAGAAAATTGGG